The genomic DNA ctgctacgagaataaaaatacttttaaattaaaaagttatcaaGACAATTGAAAATTATGTCTAATCTaaacttacacatttttttcaattatattttccttctttaagtTTTTCAATATAATAACATAACTTTAAGGCTGGCCCCAACTCCAGCCCCATATACTTCATCATCACATCACTTTTGAGTAGTAGCAGAGCCTTCCCATCAATCTCATGTTGCATGAAGAGGTCGGCGAGGGGGCCTGATATCTGAGGATCTTTATGTTTCATAAACTGTATCACTTCATCCACAGACCAGGTTGAAGGGTCCTTAGAGAAGCCTTGTTTCGGGACACTGGGGTCAGGTACAGCTATATAACTTGGAGCTTCACTTTTCCTCTGCATCTGGAATGTAACTTCATGGTGACTGCTCTTGGGAGGTGATTCGGTCCCCACCAGTGTTGAACTCGAGGTGCATggcacactttgagaaacactactGGAGACCGGAGTATGAGTGCTTATAGGACTTGTGCTGGCAGGATTCAAAGAACTTGCTGGATTTAGTGGTGAGTTTTTGGATTCTTCAGAAAGCATTTCCCCTTTGGGCATGCCATTTCCCTCAGAAGATAATACTTcttctacaagaaaaaaaaaagacaaaggcaataagaaaaaagacaaagacaattATCTTCAACAGACTTACAGCTCGAATACTATTAAAAGGTCAAAAATCCCCTAACTGCCAACAACAGTTCACTTAAGCCATGCTATACTGAACCACAAACCTCTAACACAAAGCACATGGCCATCCCCTTCTTGGTGTTTATAGTAATGGACACTGTCCTGAAATCCAAATTGATTCTAATGATATCACCTATTTTTCTCATGGCAACTAACCCTTGCCAGTCTTGCCACCAAGACTATGAACACCTCactaaagcatttatttttaggaATGCAGTTCTTCACAACTCTTTGTTACAATATGATCACAGAGTTGGTTTCTAACATTTGCTTACTCCTTGGGCACTTAAAACTTTCACTGGAGAAATGTACTAGGTTTTTCTATTCCTCTTTCTATCAGCTTTTAGCAATACAAAGCTGAATGGAAAATATGGCTAtaactgtttttctttaatctgaGGAGAAATGACAACTGTGCACTTCTGAAGGGAATGAAGTGCTCAACAAAGCTGCCAAAGTAGTAGCCTAACTGCCAAACTGATTTGGGGGAATATAATCCCCTACTTCCAGCATCAACACTCAAGAGCATATAAGTGATAGAAGAGTGACTTTTCTCCCCAATCTTGCAACATGTAAATACTATTTACCTTCAGAGGCATGCACTTCTGTTTTGGGGAGCTTAGGAGAGAGAGGAGCAACATAAGGCAGAGGTTCCTGAGAACGTCATTTggtgcttttcttttctgttgtatcttcttttactgatttattttgatCATGCTCTGCAGGGCTATGACCATTACCTCTATAAGAGCTAAAAGGCTGGCTACTCAAAAGGTTATCACACTGCAGGCTGTGGCACAATTTCTCAAGAAAGTGAAGAGCACATGATGCACTGTTCACTGGAGGGAGCTGTATGGAATGAGTTTCCCCATCAGAGGAGGCGGTTATCACTTCTCCTCCACGATCATCTGGCTTAAGGAATCCAAAAACAGTCTTATTTTGAATGGCACAATCCACACAGGCCTGCACTGTCCGCCGGAGCACCACATTGACAGGGCCTGGGCCAAAGTGATCGGGCAGCTGCTGGATTTTCTTCTGATCCAGGTGAGGGCCAGAGCTTCCATGTTTGTTTACATAGACACAGACTGTAGGCATCACTATTTTAGATGACCCAGGAACAGCATCCATATCATATAAAACACCACCACGTCCTCTGGCCAGCATACTGACAGAAGTtgaagatgtggaacatacaacaggaatacatttttcctttcttcctgagtTTGGGCCTTTTTTCCTTGGTGTGATATTTTTAACAGAACTCCCCTTCTTGGGGACTGAAGTATGTGCAGGTGGTTTAGTACGACCTGATTTCCTGATCTGCTGTGTTGGTAATATTACAGCAGTTTTCTGTAGAGACTGCATTGAACGCTGGGTTGCTTTGGAAGGAGAAGTCTGTGTTTTTGCTGTATTCTTTGTAACAGGAACATGAGTTCCTGGTGGTTGTAATACATCTCCTGTCAGGCGACACCACCCAACTGGGAAAATATCTAGACAGTCATACTTGCACCAATAATCAAAAGCTCCACTCCAGCCATCGAATGTGATATAAACTTCATCTCCTTTAACATTTCCAATAGTTGCAGGGCAGATCAGATAAGGGTTCTTTCTGTCTATAGCTTCAAGTTTCATTcccactttaaaattatttagaggTGGCTTTGGTGGTTCCTTCTTAAAGTATGTTGCAGGTGCCATTTCAGATCCACTCAGTGTTCACAAGAGGAACATTGGCCAAGATGATATGTTCATCTGGTACCCCAGTAGAGGCTGAAATAAGTCCCCCTCGTTTTCACATGTCCCAACAGGCTGTATGTCCGCAGAATCAACAAGCCACCAAAAATCATTTCTGTTGTCACTACCATCCAGTCTTAAATGTAGCCTGGCACCAGTAATTCCAACGACTGTGGCGATACATATTGAAATCATATTGCGAGGGTCATGGGCTTCCAATTTCATACCAACTTTGAAGTCATTAGCTGGTGGAATCTTGGACTGTCTGAAACACTCTGAAGGAGCACTTAAAGATCCAGTCTCTTTCAAGTAATTTTCCCAGTGAAAATCATCATTTTGCACAGAAGATGTGCCTGACTGAGGAGCTTTCTCTTGATTCTCCTTCTTTGCATCCACTGACTCTTCATTCACTGCTCGCCCCATGGTATCCCTCTCTGGTGTTCTTTGCTGGAGTCTCGTTGGCGAAAAGAGCGAAATTCTGTCAACACTG from Lagenorhynchus albirostris chromosome X, mLagAlb1.1, whole genome shotgun sequence includes the following:
- the LOC132513597 gene encoding LOW QUALITY PROTEIN: sex comb on midleg-like protein 2 (The sequence of the model RefSeq protein was modified relative to this genomic sequence to represent the inferred CDS: substituted 2 bases at 2 genomic stop codons) — translated: MGRAVNEESVDAKKENQEKAPQSGTSSVQNDDFHWENYLKETGSLSAPSECFRQSKIPPANDFKVGMKLEAHDPRNMISICIATVVGITGARLHLRLDGSDNRNDFWWLVDSADIQPVGTCENEGDLFQPLLGYQMNISSWPMFLLXTLSGSEMAPATYFKKEPPKPPLNNFKVGMKLEAIDRKNPYLICPATIGNVKGDEVYITFDGWSGAFDYWCKYDCLDIFPVGWCRLTGDVLQPPGTHVPVTKNTAKTQTSPSKATQRSMQSLQKTAVILPTQQIRKSGRTKPPAHTSVPKKGSSVKNITPRKKGPNSGRKEKCIPVVCSTSSTSVSMLARGRGGVLYDMDAVPGSSKIVMPTVCVYVNKHGSSGPHLDQKKIQQLPDHFGPGPVNVVLRRTVQACVDCAIQNKTVFGFLKPDDRGGEVITASSDGETHSIQLPPVNSASCALHFLEKLCHSLQCDNLLSSQPFSSYRGNGHSPAEHDQNKSVKEDTTEKKSTKXRSQEPLPYVAPLSPKLPKTEVHASEEEVLSSEGNGMPKGEMLSEESKNSPLNPASSLNPASTSPISTHTPVSSSVSQSVPCTSSSTLVGTESPPKSSHHEVTFQMQRKSEAPSYIAVPDPSVPKQGFSKDPSTWSVDEVIQFMKHKDPQISGPLADLFMQHEIDGKALLLLKSDVMMKYMGLELGPALKLCYYIEKLKEGKYN